A window from Candidatus Arthromitus sp. SFB-rat-Yit encodes these proteins:
- the hslO gene encoding Hsp33 family molecular chaperone HslO, translated as MKDKIIKAVAKNDTVRIIATTSTNLLNKIRKLHKLNELTMIAFGKLMTASAMISSTNKTESDSIMIRFDGDGFLKNMTTITRGDGTLKGYISDPDAFCESLKVSDLIGNGFLVVTKDFGLKNPYTSKVPLYKSDICNDLAYYYTLSEQTPTAISVEIDFDNGGCVKNSIGLMVQMLPGADEMLADIISYRFQDMGKMLEHLQNGKTIYDILNFMFDDMGLKILDESLFEYKCDCSVEKVEKALISLGKVELKNIIDEGREETIICDYCKSKYTFNQNNLKNLYNKMK; from the coding sequence ATGAAGGATAAAATTATTAAAGCTGTTGCTAAAAATGATACTGTGAGAATAATTGCAACTACGTCTACAAATTTATTAAATAAAATCCGAAAATTACATAAATTAAATGAGCTTACAATGATAGCGTTCGGAAAATTGATGACCGCATCTGCTATGATTTCATCAACAAATAAAACGGAGTCAGATAGTATTATGATAAGATTTGATGGAGATGGATTTTTGAAGAATATGACAACAATTACACGAGGAGATGGAACCTTAAAGGGATATATTTCAGATCCAGATGCATTTTGTGAAAGTTTAAAAGTGAGCGATTTGATTGGAAATGGATTTTTGGTTGTAACAAAAGATTTTGGACTTAAAAATCCATATACAAGCAAGGTACCATTGTACAAATCAGATATTTGCAATGATTTGGCGTATTATTATACTTTATCTGAGCAGACACCCACGGCAATTTCTGTTGAAATAGATTTTGACAATGGAGGATGTGTTAAAAATTCAATAGGATTAATGGTTCAAATGTTGCCTGGAGCTGATGAGATGCTCGCAGATATAATATCATATAGGTTTCAAGATATGGGAAAAATGTTGGAACATCTTCAGAATGGAAAGACAATTTACGATATTTTAAATTTTATGTTTGATGATATGGGACTTAAAATTCTAGACGAAAGTTTATTTGAGTATAAATGCGATTGTTCCGTTGAAAAAGTTGAGAAGGCATTGATAAGTTTGGGTAAGGTGGAACTCAAAAATATAATCGATGAAGGCAGGGAAGAAACTATAATTTGTGATTATTGCAAAAGTAAATATACGTTTAATCAAAATAATTTGAAAAATTTATATAATAAAATGAAATAA
- a CDS encoding S1C family serine protease, whose protein sequence is MKKRSVVSVIYVALLLIVSLSLFSFGTSVYSKLQNQNDAKVSADQSSLEEKMIPKHNSIADIIEALSPGVVTVSVNSIVDSYNTTNQVSGIGSGFFITPTRILTNQHVVLNASTVNIILYNGQRLDAKVINTDVTNDIALLEVTTPGFASPTVLQFGSSDNIRVGEWVIAIGSPLDLSFSGSSTVGIISGLSRKVETKNGISTFIQTDAAINPGNSGGPLLNLRGEVIGINTAKISVDGVEGIGLSIPISIAKLKLEELSTPVITLGLSGVNITDQLPFKVGVSSGIFVVEVERGSLSDRLGIMPGDSVVEFNGTKIFSIDQINELKKTIQDTLNVLVVRNNKQIRLQLKINE, encoded by the coding sequence TTGAAAAAGAGAAGTGTTGTATCAGTTATTTATGTAGCGTTGTTATTAATTGTATCTTTAAGTTTATTTAGTTTTGGTACAAGCGTATATAGTAAACTTCAAAACCAAAATGATGCTAAAGTTTCAGCAGATCAATCTAGCTTAGAAGAAAAAATGATACCTAAACATAATAGTATTGCAGATATAATAGAGGCATTAAGTCCAGGAGTTGTAACAGTAAGTGTTAATTCTATTGTAGATTCTTATAATACGACTAATCAAGTTAGTGGTATAGGAAGTGGATTTTTTATAACTCCTACTAGAATTTTAACAAATCAACATGTTGTACTTAACGCTTCAACTGTTAACATAATACTTTACAATGGACAGAGGCTTGATGCAAAAGTAATAAACACGGATGTTACTAATGATATTGCTCTTTTAGAAGTTACGACACCAGGATTTGCAAGTCCAACAGTTCTTCAATTTGGATCTTCAGATAATATAAGAGTTGGTGAATGGGTAATTGCTATAGGAAGTCCACTTGATTTATCATTTAGTGGAAGTTCAACAGTTGGTATTATAAGTGGGTTATCAAGGAAAGTTGAGACAAAAAATGGTATTTCAACATTTATACAGACAGATGCTGCAATAAACCCTGGAAATAGTGGAGGCCCTTTACTTAATCTAAGAGGTGAGGTAATCGGTATTAATACTGCAAAAATTTCAGTTGATGGTGTTGAAGGAATTGGTTTGTCAATTCCTATAAGTATTGCAAAGCTTAAACTTGAAGAATTAAGCACACCAGTTATAACTTTAGGATTATCTGGGGTTAATATAACTGATCAATTACCATTTAAAGTTGGTGTTTCATCTGGAATATTTGTTGTTGAAGTAGAAAGGGGATCTTTATCAGATAGACTTGGAATAATGCCAGGAGATAGCGTTGTTGAATTTAACGGAACAAAAATATTTTCTATTGATCAAATAAATGAACTTAAGAAAACTATACAAGACACATTGAATGTTTTGGTGGTAAGAAATAATAAGCAAATAAGGCTTCAATTGAAAATAAATGAATAA
- a CDS encoding iron-containing alcohol dehydrogenase has translation MNFEFYNPTKVYFGKGKIEVLKKEIMEGTKVLLTYGFSSIKKNGLYDEIISMLKKLNCEIYELSGIEPNPKLSSVKSGIKICKDKNIELILAVGGGSVIDASKAISIGAKSDADVWDLIIKRETPTDRIPLGAILTLSATGTEMNPNSVITNDENNQKVGFAHRPFTFPVFSILDPTYTISVPRNQTVNGIVDTISHLLEQYFNAGENGELVDRFCESSIRYMMEIAPKLLNDLNNYELREAMMYTSFVGLNGTLSVAGGDWATHEIEHSVSGIFDIPHGVGLAIITPNWMEYVATKKPDKIIKLGKKLFDFEQGGLRDIEFCHKVANKFKEFFKSIGIQTSLKECGITEDSLEILVENTFPINDKIGEYVELVRDDVREILKKSM, from the coding sequence ATGAATTTTGAATTTTATAATCCAACCAAGGTTTATTTTGGAAAAGGGAAGATAGAAGTTTTAAAAAAAGAAATCATGGAAGGAACTAAGGTATTATTAACTTATGGATTTTCAAGTATAAAGAAGAATGGTTTATATGATGAAATTATATCTATGCTTAAGAAATTAAATTGTGAAATATATGAATTGAGTGGTATTGAACCAAATCCAAAACTATCCAGTGTGAAAAGTGGAATTAAGATATGTAAAGATAAAAATATTGAATTAATTTTAGCCGTAGGAGGTGGAAGTGTAATTGATGCATCTAAGGCTATTTCTATTGGAGCAAAGAGTGATGCAGATGTGTGGGATTTAATAATCAAGAGAGAAACTCCTACTGATAGGATACCTTTGGGGGCTATTTTGACGTTGTCTGCAACAGGTACAGAGATGAATCCTAATAGTGTTATTACAAATGATGAGAATAATCAAAAAGTAGGATTTGCACATAGACCGTTTACTTTTCCGGTTTTTTCGATATTAGATCCAACATATACGATTAGTGTCCCACGTAATCAAACAGTAAATGGTATTGTTGATACTATATCGCATTTATTGGAACAATACTTTAATGCTGGAGAAAATGGAGAACTTGTTGATAGATTTTGTGAATCTTCTATTAGATACATGATGGAAATAGCACCTAAATTATTAAATGATTTAAATAATTATGAGTTAAGAGAAGCAATGATGTATACTTCGTTTGTAGGATTGAATGGAACTTTATCTGTTGCAGGTGGTGATTGGGCTACTCATGAGATTGAACATTCTGTTAGTGGTATATTTGATATTCCTCACGGGGTTGGACTTGCTATAATTACTCCGAATTGGATGGAATATGTTGCAACTAAAAAGCCAGATAAGATTATTAAATTAGGTAAAAAACTATTTGATTTTGAACAAGGTGGACTTAGAGATATTGAATTTTGTCATAAGGTTGCAAATAAGTTTAAAGAATTTTTCAAAAGCATTGGTATACAAACATCTTTGAAAGAATGTGGCATTACAGAAGATAGTTTAGAAATTTTAGTAGAAAATACATTTCCAATTAATGATAAAATAGGAGAATATGTTGAATTAGTTCGTGACGATGTTAGAGAAATATTAAAGAAGAGTATGTAA
- a CDS encoding cell division protein SepF, whose product MGLKNAADKVWGFFGLKDGEFEFDGDVESDNDTKSNDYGKVTNLKSIIKKGGGDGFYSDTKMKIIKPVVYSDVLGICEDLKERKIVLINTTALDSKISYRMLDFLCGASYVLNAELQEIEKGIYVFVPFNIELTSKNEENKDTKKSILEWNK is encoded by the coding sequence ATGGGATTGAAAAATGCTGCTGATAAAGTTTGGGGGTTTTTTGGTCTTAAAGATGGTGAATTTGAATTCGATGGAGATGTGGAATCTGATAATGATACAAAAAGTAATGACTATGGTAAAGTTACGAATCTTAAATCTATAATTAAGAAAGGAGGAGGTGACGGATTTTATAGTGATACAAAAATGAAAATTATTAAACCTGTTGTTTACAGTGATGTTTTAGGAATATGTGAAGATTTGAAAGAAAGAAAAATTGTTTTGATTAACACAACTGCTTTAGATAGTAAAATATCTTATAGGATGTTAGATTTTTTATGTGGGGCAAGTTATGTTTTGAATGCTGAGCTTCAGGAAATTGAAAAAGGAATATATGTTTTTGTTCCGTTTAACATAGAGTTAACTTCTAAAAATGAGGAAAATAAAGATACTAAAAAATCCATCCTAGAATGGAATAAATAG
- a CDS encoding RluA family pseudouridine synthase, producing the protein MEKIIVNNEKNLSERIDKFVLEYFGDVYTRSFVQKLINDEKIFVNGKSVKASYKTRMGDEISILDFEIKRLEVLEQNIVLDVVYEDSDIIIINKPKGMIVHPAQNVYKDTLVNALMYHCKDLSSINGVERPGIIHRIDKDTSGLIVVAKNDFAHKFLGEQFKVHSIKREYVALVHGIIKKSKGLIETNIGRNPKDRIKMGVVQKGKEAITEYKVLRRYRRCTLIKCKLYTGRTHQIRVHMSHIGFPLVGDPLYGLKKDNIYKEGQLLHARIIGFVHPKTKKYIEFKSNLPEHFKNVIENLS; encoded by the coding sequence ATGGAAAAAATTATTGTTAATAATGAAAAGAATTTAAGTGAGAGAATTGATAAATTTGTTTTAGAGTATTTTGGTGATGTTTATACTAGAAGTTTTGTCCAGAAACTTATTAATGATGAAAAAATATTTGTTAATGGGAAAAGTGTTAAAGCTAGTTATAAGACGAGAATGGGTGATGAAATTTCAATTTTAGATTTTGAGATTAAACGCCTTGAAGTTCTTGAACAAAATATAGTACTTGATGTTGTTTATGAAGATAGTGATATAATCATTATAAATAAGCCGAAGGGAATGATTGTACATCCAGCACAAAATGTTTATAAAGATACACTTGTTAATGCTCTTATGTATCATTGTAAAGATTTATCTTCTATAAATGGTGTTGAGCGTCCAGGGATAATACATAGAATTGATAAAGATACTTCTGGACTTATTGTTGTGGCTAAAAATGATTTTGCACATAAATTTTTGGGTGAGCAGTTTAAAGTTCATTCAATTAAACGTGAATATGTGGCATTGGTTCATGGAATTATTAAAAAATCTAAAGGATTAATTGAAACAAATATTGGGAGGAATCCGAAAGATAGAATTAAGATGGGGGTTGTACAAAAGGGTAAAGAGGCAATAACCGAGTATAAAGTTTTGAGAAGATATAGAAGATGTACTCTCATTAAGTGTAAATTATATACTGGAAGAACTCATCAAATTCGTGTTCATATGAGCCATATAGGTTTTCCTTTGGTGGGAGATCCTTTGTATGGACTTAAGAAAGATAATATTTATAAAGAAGGTCAATTGCTTCATGCAAGAATTATTGGTTTTGTTCATCCTAAGACAAAGAAATATATTGAATTTAAATCAAATCTTCCGGAACATTTTAAAAATGTAATTGAGAACCTGAGCTAA
- a CDS encoding DivIVA domain-containing protein, whose protein sequence is MKITPVDITNKEFRKMLRGYDPEEVDEFLDQIVEDYEELFKENSLLKEKINAMNEKIEHYSKIESTIQNTLLLAQNAAEQAKVSSQKEADMVIKHANDSAKKILDKAHTDVVSITQEYDRLKQEFVKFRAKFRNFITVQMDTFEDLEKDFIKNYNINKVNDRTSFENNDRDFKDKEIEECTTEVISNENDISVQTKFSANSFENEDSSSRLKTSEDVDSDLENIKKFFISES, encoded by the coding sequence GTGAAGATAACTCCGGTTGATATTACAAATAAAGAGTTTAGAAAAATGCTTAGGGGGTATGATCCTGAAGAAGTAGATGAGTTTTTAGATCAAATTGTGGAAGATTATGAAGAACTTTTTAAGGAAAATTCTCTTTTAAAAGAAAAGATTAATGCAATGAATGAAAAAATTGAGCATTATTCAAAGATTGAGTCAACTATTCAAAACACTTTGTTATTAGCTCAGAATGCTGCTGAACAAGCGAAAGTTTCTTCTCAAAAAGAAGCTGATATGGTTATTAAGCATGCAAATGATTCAGCTAAAAAGATTTTGGATAAAGCTCATACTGATGTTGTTTCTATAACTCAAGAGTATGATAGACTTAAGCAAGAATTTGTGAAATTTAGAGCAAAATTTAGAAACTTTATTACTGTTCAAATGGATACCTTTGAAGATTTGGAGAAAGATTTTATTAAGAATTATAATATAAATAAAGTTAATGATAGGACAAGCTTTGAAAACAATGATAGAGATTTTAAAGATAAGGAAATAGAAGAATGTACGACAGAGGTAATATCTAATGAAAATGATATATCTGTACAAACAAAATTTAGTGCGAATTCTTTTGAAAATGAAGATTCATCATCAAGACTTAAGACATCAGAAGATGTTGATTCAGATCTTGAGAATATAAAGAAGTTTTTTATAAGTGAGAGTTAA
- a CDS encoding YlmH/Sll1252 family protein — MLSKNDFIKSCGNSIEDANKLFSLYVSALKSGKTMITNEFYTVNVCNVLKSFLSTKELNVLCYGFVDDAERCLIAFSIGEIDLSIFDDVAKVLKISYNDKFNKLSHRDFLGSIMSLGFSREKMGDLVIENNSVYVPVVIDFVDYIIQNLIKVKHSPVNVAVELFNRLPQKRFEILYKVVSSLRIDNIISSLTNVSREKSKLLVKEGKIKINGIIESNPDKKICENDIIVVTGFGKFKFKEILGSTSKNKNKIIVDKFI, encoded by the coding sequence TTGTTATCTAAGAATGATTTTATAAAAAGCTGTGGTAATTCTATTGAAGATGCGAACAAGCTATTTTCATTGTATGTATCTGCACTTAAAAGTGGAAAAACGATGATTACAAATGAATTTTATACGGTCAATGTATGCAATGTTCTTAAAAGTTTTTTATCAACTAAAGAGCTTAATGTTTTATGTTATGGTTTTGTTGATGATGCCGAGAGATGCTTGATCGCTTTTTCAATAGGTGAGATTGATCTCTCGATTTTTGATGATGTTGCGAAGGTGTTAAAAATATCTTATAACGATAAGTTCAATAAATTATCGCATAGGGATTTTTTGGGAAGTATTATGTCGTTAGGCTTCTCGAGAGAAAAGATGGGCGATTTAGTCATAGAGAATAATTCTGTCTATGTGCCAGTAGTTATTGATTTTGTAGATTATATAATTCAAAATTTGATAAAAGTTAAACATTCTCCGGTTAATGTTGCTGTTGAGTTATTTAATAGGTTGCCTCAGAAGAGATTCGAAATTTTATATAAAGTTGTGTCGTCATTACGTATTGATAATATAATATCGTCCTTAACAAATGTTTCTAGGGAAAAGTCTAAGCTTCTTGTAAAGGAAGGTAAGATTAAAATAAATGGAATTATTGAATCAAATCCAGATAAAAAAATTTGTGAAAATGATATAATCGTCGTAACTGGATTTGGTAAATTTAAATTTAAAGAGATTTTAGGAAGTACATCTAAAAATAAAAACAAGATCATTGTAGACAAATTTATTTAA
- a CDS encoding cell division protein SepF, which yields MALKNAAEKVWGFFGLKDEYEDSLEREEKQKNNDEIFSMNKQNNTSESQNLNNKVVNLHTGNSLARMTIIKPVAYEEVLGICDDLKNRKIVIVNATILEPKVAQRTVDFLCGASYALDAEFQEVEKSIYILAPSNVEVTNELKKEIQTKSSLFSWAK from the coding sequence ATGGCATTAAAGAATGCAGCTGAAAAGGTGTGGGGCTTTTTTGGTTTAAAGGATGAATATGAAGATTCCTTAGAAAGGGAAGAAAAACAAAAAAATAATGATGAGATTTTTTCGATGAATAAACAAAATAATACATCAGAATCACAAAATTTAAACAATAAAGTTGTTAACTTGCATACGGGAAATAGTTTAGCACGAATGACTATAATAAAGCCTGTTGCATATGAGGAAGTATTGGGTATTTGTGATGATTTAAAAAACAGAAAGATAGTTATTGTTAATGCGACAATTTTAGAACCTAAGGTTGCTCAGCGAACAGTTGACTTTTTATGTGGGGCAAGCTATGCTCTTGATGCTGAGTTTCAAGAAGTTGAAAAATCAATTTACATATTAGCTCCTTCAAATGTTGAAGTCACAAATGAGCTTAAAAAAGAAATACAAACTAAGAGTAGTTTGTTTAGTTGGGCAAAGTAA
- a CDS encoding cell division protein FtsQ/DivIB: MDNKIINKNRLIRRRRIFLIRRIILLFLIFVIFLLVLINSPLFNIKYINIVGNKLLSADYVKQELNILYNKNILFYSIEQNLSVLRQNKYVDGVMYKKIFPNKLDIIIEEKKVDYYIPYNNSFYILDSNLRLVDVRDYIEDLDIMEIKGIDFSGNLNIGDQLLKDGSRELDWIRSISDLLELNKTNVKFDYVDLTDIHNVIIGYKNIIIKIGKNSDLRQKFNIVINTINSNEGYSKMTGYIDVRTKNHPIISIQ; the protein is encoded by the coding sequence ATGGATAATAAAATAATAAATAAGAACAGATTAATAAGAAGACGAAGAATATTTTTGATCAGGAGAATTATTTTACTATTTTTAATATTTGTAATATTTTTATTGGTTTTAATCAATTCTCCTCTGTTTAATATAAAGTATATTAATATTGTGGGAAATAAACTTTTGTCTGCGGATTACGTGAAGCAAGAATTAAATATTTTATATAATAAAAATATTCTGTTTTATTCAATAGAGCAGAACCTCTCTGTTTTAAGACAAAATAAATATGTTGATGGGGTTATGTATAAAAAAATTTTTCCTAATAAATTGGATATCATTATCGAAGAAAAGAAAGTGGATTATTATATTCCATATAATAATTCATTTTATATATTAGATTCTAATTTGAGGCTTGTTGATGTACGAGATTATATAGAAGATCTTGATATTATGGAAATAAAGGGAATTGATTTTTCAGGAAACTTGAATATTGGAGATCAATTGTTGAAAGATGGGAGCAGAGAGTTAGATTGGATTAGGAGTATAAGTGATTTACTTGAATTAAATAAAACAAATGTAAAGTTTGATTACGTTGATTTGACAGATATCCATAACGTTATTATTGGATATAAAAATATAATAATTAAAATAGGAAAGAATTCGGATCTTAGACAAAAATTTAATATAGTTATAAATACTATTAATTCTAATGAAGGATATAGTAAGATGACAGGATATATTGATGTTAGGACTAAAAATCATCCTATTATTTCGATTCAATAA
- the spoVE gene encoding stage V sporulation protein E: protein MGNKENELDIKSTRISRLFKLNKAHGEIDYILFYTVILLVAVGAIMIYSASSYRAANELQDSMYYLKRQLVFVFVGAAAIVFFIKWDYHKFKNPRLVIVLMGITILLLLLVFLFPPINGAQRWIQLGPLSLQPSEMAKYVVVIYLARSLDKKGDGIKNFWSGVFPTLMVAGIFAGLVLAEKNLSITSVIMFVAFILITVSGAKKKHLFTLGGIGLAAGMTLILVAPYRLKRLLSFMDPWADPRGDGYQLIQSLLALGSGGFLGLGFGMSRQKAYYLPEPHNDFIFSVIAEETGFLGGIIIIFLFGILIWRGVVISIKCKDNFGTLLAMGITSVIAIQAIINLAVVTGTMPVTGVPLPFISYGGSSLLFNMTAVGILLNVSRNRVKW from the coding sequence ATGGGGAATAAAGAAAATGAATTGGATATTAAAAGTACTAGAATATCTAGGCTTTTTAAATTGAATAAAGCTCATGGTGAGATTGATTATATTTTATTCTATACAGTAATACTTCTTGTTGCAGTTGGAGCGATAATGATATATAGTGCAAGTTCCTATAGGGCTGCTAATGAGCTTCAAGATAGCATGTATTATTTAAAAAGACAATTGGTTTTTGTATTTGTAGGTGCAGCAGCTATAGTCTTTTTTATAAAGTGGGACTATCATAAATTCAAAAATCCAAGGCTTGTAATCGTACTTATGGGTATAACAATACTACTATTATTGCTTGTTTTTTTGTTTCCTCCAATAAATGGAGCTCAAAGATGGATACAATTAGGACCTTTGTCACTTCAGCCGTCTGAAATGGCTAAGTATGTAGTTGTTATATATCTTGCTAGAAGTTTAGATAAAAAAGGTGATGGGATAAAGAACTTTTGGTCAGGAGTATTTCCAACACTTATGGTAGCTGGGATATTTGCAGGTCTTGTTCTTGCAGAAAAAAACCTAAGTATAACTTCAGTTATAATGTTTGTGGCATTTATTCTCATAACAGTATCAGGGGCTAAAAAGAAACATCTTTTTACGCTCGGAGGGATTGGTCTTGCTGCTGGTATGACACTTATACTTGTAGCTCCGTATAGATTAAAGAGATTACTTAGTTTTATGGATCCGTGGGCAGACCCTAGAGGAGATGGATATCAATTAATCCAGTCGCTATTAGCTCTTGGATCAGGTGGATTTTTAGGGTTGGGATTTGGAATGTCTAGGCAAAAAGCGTATTATTTACCTGAGCCACATAATGATTTTATATTTTCGGTTATAGCAGAAGAAACAGGATTCTTAGGAGGAATAATAATTATATTTTTATTTGGGATTTTGATATGGAGAGGAGTGGTTATTTCTATAAAATGTAAAGATAATTTTGGTACATTACTTGCGATGGGAATAACATCTGTTATTGCAATACAGGCAATTATAAATTTGGCTGTTGTTACGGGTACTATGCCTGTTACTGGAGTTCCGCTTCCATTCATAAGCTACGGAGGGTCGTCCCTGTTATTTAATATGACAGCTGTTGGAATTCTTTTAAATGTATCTAGAAATAGGGTTAAATGGTAA
- the mraY gene encoding phospho-N-acetylmuramoyl-pentapeptide-transferase gives MEMLLLLVLPLICSFVLAYILGKGLIPILHRMKYGQSIREEGPQSHFKKQGTPTMGGLIFILATTVVTILYSVFFAETSDGEEFIALSIFLAFGFIGFLDDYLKILRKNNLGLRAYQKMFFLILITLGIYLVTKDYEDLKVIYIPFLNGYINLSYFYVPFLFIYFTGVTNAVNLTDGLDGLATTVTIIVLLFLFVIGFMFGKIHLSVFAFILVGALMAFLIFNINPAKVFMGDTGSLALGGAVAAIAFILKIEFVLVFVGIIYVIETLSVIIQVLVYKCTKKRVFKMAPIHHHFEHLGWSENKIVCVFGAITLIACILSWIVL, from the coding sequence ATGGAAATGTTACTATTGTTAGTTCTTCCTTTGATTTGTTCATTTGTTTTAGCGTACATATTAGGCAAAGGTTTAATCCCAATTTTACATCGTATGAAATATGGACAAAGTATAAGGGAAGAAGGACCACAATCCCATTTTAAGAAACAGGGAACTCCAACGATGGGTGGTCTAATTTTTATATTGGCTACAACAGTAGTTACGATTTTATATTCTGTGTTTTTTGCTGAAACATCTGATGGAGAAGAATTTATAGCTTTGAGTATATTTTTAGCCTTTGGATTCATTGGTTTCTTAGATGATTATCTTAAAATATTGAGGAAGAACAATTTAGGATTGAGAGCATACCAAAAGATGTTTTTTCTCATTCTTATAACGTTGGGTATATATTTGGTTACGAAAGATTATGAAGATCTTAAAGTCATATATATTCCATTTTTAAACGGCTATATAAATCTATCTTATTTTTATGTACCATTTTTATTTATTTATTTTACTGGTGTAACTAATGCTGTTAATTTAACCGATGGGTTAGATGGATTAGCTACAACTGTAACAATAATTGTATTGTTGTTTCTGTTTGTAATTGGATTTATGTTTGGAAAGATACATTTAAGTGTTTTCGCTTTTATACTCGTTGGAGCTTTGATGGCGTTTTTAATATTTAATATTAATCCCGCTAAAGTTTTTATGGGCGATACAGGATCTCTTGCTTTAGGAGGGGCAGTTGCTGCTATTGCTTTTATATTGAAAATAGAATTTGTTTTAGTTTTTGTTGGGATCATTTATGTTATTGAAACATTATCCGTTATTATTCAAGTTTTAGTTTACAAGTGTACGAAGAAAAGGGTGTTTAAAATGGCACCGATACATCATCATTTTGAACATTTGGGTTGGAGTGAAAATAAAATTGTTTGTGTTTTTGGTGCAATCACATTAATAGCATGTATTTTATCTTGGATAGTGCTGTGA